One window of Quercus robur chromosome 5, dhQueRobu3.1, whole genome shotgun sequence genomic DNA carries:
- the LOC126725957 gene encoding stress-response A/B barrel domain-containing protein UP3-like: protein MASQSESESEAIEHIVLFKVKDEAEPSKVKAWLDALNALSSLVQVAQLTAAPLIQTTTTSSSATSLNFTHILHSRYNSKQDLKAYTIHPRHDSAVKDHGLHIVEDIMAFDWVAPDLHLAVTPKPKPGSAIRVSFFKLKEEDVKKSEILGVLKETKDGLLLGQHKQISELSYGENFSTERSRGYSLAYLAVFPGHTELEDSNEELGKLKHKFTDFVESEVVVDFLIPSSSSV, encoded by the coding sequence ATGGCATCTCAGTCCGAGTCCGAGTCCGAGGCCATCGAACACATCGTCCTGTTCAAGGTGAAAGACGAGGCCGAACCATCGAAGGTGAAGGCGTGGCTCGACGCTCTCAACGCCTTGTCCTCCCTCGTCCAAGTGGCACAGCTCACCGCCGCCCCATTAATCCAAACTACCACCACCTCCTCCTCCGCCACTTCGCTCAACTTCACTCACATCCTCCACAGCCGCTACAACTCCAAGCAAGACCTCAAAGCCTACACTATCCACCCCCGCCACGACAGCGCCGTCAAAGATCACGGCTTGCACATAGTCGAAGACATCATGGCCTTCGATTGGGTCGCCCCCGATCTTCATCTGGCGGTcacacccaaacccaaacccggGTCCGCAATTCGAGTCAGCTTCTTCAAACTAAAGGAAGAAGATGTAAAAAAATCAGAGATACTTGGGGTTTTAAAAGAAACGAAGGATGGTTTGTTGTTGGGGCAGCATAAACAAATTAGTGAGTTGAGTTATGGAGAGAACTTTTCTACAGAGAGAAGCAGAGGGTACTCGTTAGCTTATCTGGCGGTTTTTCCTGGACACACAGAGTTGGAGGATTCGAATGAGGAATTGGGGAAGTTGAAACACAAGTTTACGGATTTTGTCGAGAGTGAGGTCGTCGTCGATTTCCTCatcccctcctcctcctctgtttaa